In one window of Arachis ipaensis cultivar K30076 chromosome B06, Araip1.1, whole genome shotgun sequence DNA:
- the LOC107647183 gene encoding F-box protein At5g07610-like: protein MKHSPGDAVAGNKDLMTDIFLRLPAKDVIRCKCVCKEWLALISNPQFGYSHTLRFCRNNRYPRVLLLRKISDDTGNMKVCVVPFTSNDQNTLVENNICEPVSSILQSCNGLLLCDANTPPQSTNPRTKNFEQRCSYRVINPAINCCFNLTYNSIKPYPHFLMPFLYYEPQDSPYYKVIMFSEISWTSQRSAVEISVYSSETDSWTEYGVFCQGVPVKFGVYCNGFVHWFSPHKILIYFDIKKLCFNELRWTSYEFCIMNVQYFGQSGGNLHLVVANPKRELEYHIWELEKDYCGWILKYHMDLNRICEGVNLKVQYPADQVSMCVVCQENEEEDSAILFLSDSNDDEKIKIVSYNLNNHGSRILHELNQEYSFKALQYFETLSRATRFDHV, encoded by the coding sequence ATGAAGCATAGCCCAGGCGATGCTGTTGCCGGGAACAAAGATCTTATGACGGACATATTTCTCCGGCTTCCGGCAAAAGACGTGATCCGATGTAAGTGTGTGTGCAAAGAATGGTTAGCTCTCATTTCCAACCCTCAATTCGGTTACTCACACACTCTTCGTTTTTGCCGCAATAACCGTTATCCACGAGTTCTATTGCTTCGAAAAATCAGTGATGACACGGGCAACATGAAAGTTTGTGTAGTACCTTTCACGTCCAATGACCAAAATACCCTCGTCGAAAATAATATATGTGAACCCGTTTCTTCCATCCTTCAATCTTGCAACGGTCTTCTACTTTGCGACGCTAATACACCGCCGCAATCAACAAACCCTAGAACAAAGAATTTCGAACAACGTTGCAGCTACCGTGTAATTAACCCTGCCATTAATTGTTGCTTCAATCTAACCTACAATAGTATCAAACCTTATCCGCATTTCTTGATGCCATTTCTTTATTACGAGCCTCAAGATTCCCCTTATTACAAAGTGATCATGTTCAGTGAAATTTCTTGGACTTCTCAAAGAAGTGCAGTTGAGATTAGTGTTTATTCATCAGAGACAGATTCATGGACTGAATATGGGGTTTTCTGTCAGGGCGTACctgttaagtttggtgtttattGCAACGGTTTTGTTCATTGGTTCAGTCCTCACAAGATATTGATCTATTTCGATATCAAGAAGCTTTGCTTTAACGAATTGCGATGGACATCATATGAATTTTGCATTATGAATGTACAATATTTTGGACAATCCGGAGGGAATCTGCACTTGGTTGTGGCTAATCCTAAAAGGGAATTGGAATATCATATTTGGGAATTGGAGAAAGATTATTGTGGGTGGATTTTGAAATACCATATGGATCTTAATCGTATCTGTGAAGGGGTAAATTTGAAAGTACAGTATCCTGCTGATCAAGTTTCTATGTGTGTTGTCTGccaagaaaatgaagaagaggaCTCAGCAATTTTGTTCCTCAGTGATTCTAATGATGATGAGAAGATCAAGATTGTGTCTTATAATTTGAACAATCATGGTTCAAGAATTCTCCATGAACTAAATCAAGAGTATTCGTTCAAGGCATTGCAGTACTTTGAAACTCTTTCACGTGCTACTAGATTTGATCATGTTTGA